In Litorilinea aerophila, the sequence TACATAGTGCAGAGAAGATGTGAAATAGTGCAGAGAAGATGTGGCGCCGAGCTTATCGGATCCCGGAGCCCAATGTGGAAGCGTTGGCCCAGGAACTCCAGGCGTGGTACCGGGCCCAGGGGTTCCAGGTGGCCCTGGACCGAACTGGAGGTCGGGTGGTGATCCGGGCCTGGCGTCCGACCCGGTGGCAGGCCGCCCTGGGCCTCACGCCGACATGGCAGGTGGGCCTGCATCCCCACCCGGAGGGCCTGACTGTGGAGATGGACGTCGCCTACCAGGTGGACCCGGCCGTCGCCGGTCCCACAGGCCACTTCCTCCTGTGGGCGGTCCTCTTCGCCGCAACCTACGCCGACTGGTTGCGCGTCGCTTTACCCCGGCAGACCTGGCAGACCATCGAATACCTGCTTGCCACGGGCAGGCCGCCGCCTGCTCCGCGGGGAGACTCGGGTGTCTAGGCTACGGACGCGAGGTGACATCAACCTCGTTTCTACCCTTTCTCCCAGGTCAGGCTGGCGTAGCCCCAGGCCAGGACGCCCCACACCACCACACTGTAGGGAATGCGGTTGCCGAAGAAGGCGCCGCCCCCCATGAGCTTGATGAAGGTGGATCCAGAAGGCCTTCCACCAGGAGGTAGCCCTGCTCCTCGACTCCTGGGCTCACCGGCTTTTACAAGCTCGCGAGCCCGGTTTACAATGAAACACCATCGCTGTCGAGTCGATTGGAAGCACAAATCTCCGGAGCAAGCAACCCATGTCCCAACAGCCCAACATCCTCCTCTTCCTCACCGACGACCACGGCGCCTGGGCCAACGGCTGTTACGGCAACCGGGAAGTCCAGACGCCCACCCTGGACCGACTGGCCCGAGAGGGAACCCTCTTCACCCACGCCTACACGCCCACACCGGTCTGCTCGCCGGCCCGGGCCTGCCTGTTGACCGGCCGCACGGCCAGCCAGGTGGGCATCCACGACTGGCTGCAGGAGGCAGAGCCGGACATCGGCGAGCGGGACTGGCTGGCCGATGAGGTGACCCTCTTCCAGCGGCTGCAGGCGGCCGGCTACACCACCGGTCTCTGCGGCAAGTGGCATCTGGGCCAGTCCCACCGGACGCCCCGAGGGGTGGACTACTACTTCGGCCTGCCGGGCTGGCAGGGCCGCCACAACGGCACCTACACCTATGTGCTCAACGGCCAGAAGGTGACCCTCACCGGCAACAAGTCCCAATTCATCACCGACCACGCCCTGGCCTTCCTGGACCAGGTGCCGGCCGACCGGCCTTTCTTCCTCAACGTGGGCTACATCGCCACCCACTCGCCCTACAGCCAGCAGGAGCATCATCCCGCCGTCACAGAGCTTTACCAGGATGCAACCTTCGCCGACATTCCCCCGTACCATCCCCACCCCTGGGCGAAAAATGAGAACGGCCCCGGCGATCCGCCTGCAGAGCAGGCCGTGCGGGACCGGTACATCGGCTACTACGCCGCCGTCACCGAGATAGACCACAACGTCCAGCGGATTCTCGAGAAGCTGGAGGCCCTGGGGCGACTGGAGGAGACCATCGTCATTTACACCTCGGACCACGGCTGCGCCATCGGCCATCATGGCTTTTGGGGCAAGGGCAACAGCACTCGTCCCCTCAACATGTACGACATTTCCCTGCAGGTGCCCCTCCTCTGGCGAGGACCGGGCATTCAGGCCGGCCAGCGCCTGGACCGGGCCGTGGACCACTACGACACCTTTCGCACCATCCTGGATATGACCAGCGTTCCCCTGGACGATGGACGCGCCTATCCGGGCACTTCCTATGCCCCCATGCTTCGGGGGGAAACCATCCCCTGGGACGACACCCGTTTTGGCGAGTATGGCGACCTGCGCATGATCCGCACGCCCGAATGGAAGCTGGTCTATCGCTATCCCAACGGCCCCCACGACCTCTTCGACCTGGTC encodes:
- a CDS encoding sulfatase family protein → MSQQPNILLFLTDDHGAWANGCYGNREVQTPTLDRLAREGTLFTHAYTPTPVCSPARACLLTGRTASQVGIHDWLQEAEPDIGERDWLADEVTLFQRLQAAGYTTGLCGKWHLGQSHRTPRGVDYYFGLPGWQGRHNGTYTYVLNGQKVTLTGNKSQFITDHALAFLDQVPADRPFFLNVGYIATHSPYSQQEHHPAVTELYQDATFADIPPYHPHPWAKNENGPGDPPAEQAVRDRYIGYYAAVTEIDHNVQRILEKLEALGRLEETIVIYTSDHGCAIGHHGFWGKGNSTRPLNMYDISLQVPLLWRGPGIQAGQRLDRAVDHYDTFRTILDMTSVPLDDGRAYPGTSYAPMLRGETIPWDDTRFGEYGDLRMIRTPEWKLVYRYPNGPHDLFDLVNDPGETCNLADRADMQPILADLKARLDAFYAVYSDPAKSGLRVKELHRHNAAAEAWRDGLREARGLQVYP